A part of Microbacterium atlanticum genomic DNA contains:
- the nrdF gene encoding class 1b ribonucleoside-diphosphate reductase subunit beta, which translates to MSEKLQLLDHVQAINWNRIQDDKDLEVWNRLVNNFWLPEKVPLSNDIQSWNTLTPEEQTLTMRVFTGLTLLDTIQGTVGAVSLIPDALTPHEEAVYTNIAFMESVHAKSYSSIFSTLCSTKEIDEAFRWSVENENLQKKARIVMEYYRGDEPLKRKVASTLLESFLFYSGFYLPMHWSSRAKLTNTADLIRLIIRDEAVHGYYIGYKFQRGLETVDEATRNDLKDYTFSLLYELYDNEVQYTQDLYDEVGLTEDVKKFLHYNANKALMNLGYEAMFPATVTNVNPAILSALSPNADENHDFFSGSGSSYVIGKAEATEDEDWDF; encoded by the coding sequence ATGAGCGAGAAGCTCCAGCTCCTGGACCACGTCCAGGCCATCAACTGGAACCGGATCCAGGACGACAAGGACCTCGAGGTGTGGAACCGCCTCGTGAACAACTTCTGGCTGCCCGAGAAGGTGCCGCTCTCCAACGACATCCAGTCGTGGAACACGCTCACCCCCGAGGAGCAGACCCTCACCATGCGGGTGTTCACCGGGCTCACGCTCCTGGACACGATCCAGGGCACGGTCGGCGCGGTGTCGCTGATCCCCGACGCCCTCACCCCGCACGAGGAGGCCGTCTACACGAACATCGCGTTCATGGAGTCGGTGCACGCCAAGTCGTACTCATCGATCTTCTCCACGCTGTGCTCCACGAAGGAGATCGACGAGGCGTTCCGCTGGTCGGTCGAGAACGAGAACCTTCAGAAGAAGGCGCGGATCGTCATGGAGTACTATCGCGGCGACGAGCCCCTCAAGCGCAAGGTCGCCTCGACGCTGCTCGAGTCGTTCCTCTTCTACTCGGGCTTCTACCTGCCGATGCACTGGTCGAGCCGCGCGAAGCTCACCAACACCGCCGACCTCATCCGCCTCATCATCCGCGACGAGGCTGTGCACGGCTACTACATCGGCTACAAGTTCCAGCGCGGCCTCGAGACGGTCGACGAGGCCACCCGCAACGACCTCAAGGACTACACCTTCTCGCTGCTGTACGAGCTGTACGACAACGAGGTGCAGTACACGCAGGACCTCTACGACGAGGTCGGCCTGACCGAGGACGTCAAGAAGTTCCTGCACTACAACGCCAACAAGGCGCTCATGAACCTCGGTTACGAGGCGATGTTCCCTGCCACGGTGACGAATGTGAACCCGGCGATCCTGTCGGCCCTGTCGCCGAACGCCGACGAGAACCACGACTTCTTCTCGGGATCGGGCTCGTCGTACGTCATCGGCAAGGCGGAGGCGACCGAAGACGAGGACTGGGACTTCTAG
- the nrdE gene encoding class 1b ribonucleoside-diphosphate reductase subunit alpha, with the protein MVGTLTESDFKTQARFEGMDYHALNAMLNLYDADGKIQFDADKRAAREYFLQHVNQNTVFFHSLKERLDYLVEKEYYEPAVLEKYPFEFIQQLNDFAYGKKFRFETFLGAFKYYTSYTLKTFDGKRYLERFEDRVVMTALALADGDQKLATDLVEEIISGRFQPATPTFLNAGKAQRGELVSCFLLRIEDNMESISRGINSSLQLSKRGGGVALLLSNIRESGAPIKQIENQSSGIIPVMKLLEDSFSYANQLGARQGAGAVYLSAHHPDIMRFLDTKRENADEKIRIKTLSLGVVVPDITFELAKNDEDMYLFSPYDVERVYGVPFGDISVTEKYREMVDDPRIKKTKINAREFFQTLAEIQFESGYPYIMFEDTVNRANPIKGRINMSNLCSEILQVNTPTTFHEDLSYDQIGKDISCNLGSLNIALAMDGGNLAQTVETSIRALTAVSDQSHIRSVRSIEDGNDRSHAIGLGQMNLHGYLAREHVHYGSEAGVDFTNIYFYSVLFHALRASNRIAIERGEVFDGFWDSKYASGEFFDKYIDRAWVPETEKVKEMFAGHHIPTQDDWRELKASIQQHGIYNQNLQAVPPTGSISYINNSTSSIHPIAAKIEIRKEGKLGRVYYPAAFMTNDNLEYYQDAYEIGYEKVIDTYAAATQHVDQGLSLTLFFKDTATTRDINKAQIYAWRKGIKTIYYIRLRQMALEGTDMSECVSCTL; encoded by the coding sequence ATGGTGGGAACTCTGACCGAGAGCGACTTCAAGACGCAGGCGCGGTTCGAGGGCATGGACTATCACGCCCTCAATGCGATGCTCAACCTGTACGACGCGGACGGGAAGATCCAGTTCGACGCGGACAAGCGCGCCGCGCGGGAGTACTTCCTGCAGCACGTGAACCAGAACACGGTGTTCTTCCACTCGCTCAAGGAGCGCCTGGACTACCTCGTCGAGAAGGAGTACTACGAGCCGGCCGTGCTCGAGAAGTACCCGTTCGAGTTCATCCAGCAGCTGAACGACTTCGCCTACGGCAAGAAGTTCCGTTTCGAGACGTTCCTCGGGGCGTTCAAGTACTACACCAGCTACACGCTGAAGACCTTCGACGGCAAGCGGTACCTCGAGCGCTTCGAAGACCGGGTCGTCATGACCGCGCTGGCGCTGGCCGACGGCGACCAGAAGCTCGCCACCGATCTCGTCGAGGAGATCATCTCCGGCCGCTTCCAGCCCGCCACCCCCACGTTCCTGAACGCCGGCAAGGCGCAGCGCGGCGAGCTCGTGTCGTGCTTCCTGCTGCGCATCGAAGACAACATGGAGTCGATCTCCCGCGGCATCAACTCCTCGCTGCAGCTGTCCAAGCGCGGCGGCGGCGTCGCCCTGCTCCTGTCGAACATCCGAGAGTCGGGTGCCCCGATCAAGCAGATCGAGAACCAGTCCTCGGGCATCATCCCGGTGATGAAGCTTCTCGAAGACAGCTTCAGCTACGCCAACCAGCTGGGCGCCCGTCAGGGCGCGGGGGCGGTGTACCTCAGCGCACACCACCCCGACATCATGCGGTTCCTCGACACCAAGCGTGAGAACGCCGACGAGAAGATCCGCATCAAGACCCTGTCGCTCGGGGTGGTGGTGCCCGACATCACCTTCGAGCTGGCCAAGAACGACGAGGACATGTACCTCTTCTCGCCGTACGACGTCGAGCGCGTCTACGGCGTGCCCTTCGGCGACATCTCGGTGACGGAGAAGTACCGCGAGATGGTCGATGACCCGCGCATCAAGAAGACGAAGATCAACGCGCGCGAGTTCTTCCAGACCCTCGCCGAGATCCAGTTCGAGTCGGGCTACCCGTACATCATGTTCGAGGACACGGTGAACCGGGCGAACCCGATCAAGGGCCGGATCAACATGTCCAACCTGTGCTCCGAGATCCTGCAGGTGAACACGCCGACGACGTTCCACGAAGACCTGTCATACGACCAGATCGGCAAAGACATCTCGTGCAACCTCGGCTCGCTCAACATCGCCCTGGCGATGGACGGCGGGAATCTCGCGCAGACTGTGGAGACCAGCATCCGTGCGCTCACCGCCGTGAGCGACCAGAGCCACATCCGCTCGGTCCGCTCGATCGAGGACGGCAACGACCGCTCCCACGCCATCGGTCTGGGGCAGATGAACCTCCACGGCTACCTCGCCCGTGAGCACGTCCACTACGGCTCCGAAGCGGGCGTCGACTTCACGAACATCTACTTCTACTCGGTGCTCTTCCACGCGCTGCGCGCCTCCAACCGGATCGCCATCGAGCGCGGCGAGGTGTTCGACGGGTTCTGGGACTCGAAGTACGCGTCGGGAGAGTTCTTCGACAAGTACATCGACCGAGCCTGGGTGCCCGAGACCGAGAAGGTCAAGGAGATGTTCGCCGGCCACCACATCCCCACGCAGGACGACTGGCGCGAGCTGAAGGCATCCATCCAGCAGCACGGCATCTACAACCAGAACCTGCAGGCGGTGCCGCCGACCGGCTCGATCTCGTACATCAACAACTCGACGTCGTCGATCCACCCGATCGCCGCCAAGATCGAGATCCGCAAGGAAGGCAAGCTCGGCCGCGTCTACTACCCGGCGGCGTTCATGACGAACGACAACCTCGAGTACTACCAGGACGCGTACGAGATCGGCTACGAGAAGGTCATCGACACCTACGCCGCCGCCACCCAGCACGTCGACCAGGGGCTGTCGCTGACGCTGTTCTTCAAGGACACCGCCACCACGCGCGACATCAACAAGGCGCAGATCTACGCCTGGCGCAAGGGCATCAAGACGATCTACTACATCCGTCTGCGGCAGATGGCGCTCGAGGGCACCGACATGTCCGAGTGCGTCTCCTGCACACTGTGA